Genomic DNA from Patescibacteria group bacterium:
AACAGCTGATATTTTCGATATTGAGCGCCGAACAAAAGAGCGACTTTTTGGCCAATAAAGAGCTAGACTTTGGCTTTGAAAACGACGACGGCGCCAGATTTAGGGTAAATGTTTATTTGGAAAGGGATAATATGGCCCTGGTAGCAAGGATCATCAGCCGGGAAATTCCGGTGCTTAAAGAGCTGGACATGCCCGGCGTGGTTGAGGAGCTCTTAAATTTAAACCAAGGCTTAATTCTAGTCGTCGGCCCGACCGGCTGTGGAAAATCCACGAGCCTGGCCGCTATGGTTGATTACATAAATAAAAAATATTCAAAGAAAATCGTAACTTTGGAAGATCCGATTGAATATGTTTTCAGCTCGGAAAAAAGCATTATCGTCCAGCGCCAGCTCGGAACCGATATGGCCAATTTCACTGAAGGCTTAAAGCATGTGCTGCGGCAGGATCCGAACGTGATTATGGTCGGCGAGATGAGGGATTTGGAAACTATATCGACCGCTATCACCTTGGCGGAAACCGGACACCTGGTTTTAGCGACCTTGCATACCTATAACGCCCCGCAAACGATCGACCGGATAATTGATATCTTCCCCGCCCACCAGCAAAACCAAATTCGTTTTCAACTGTCTTCAATCTTGGCCGGAGTGATTTCCCAGCGGCTGATTCCCAAAGAGGGAGGAGGCCGGGCGGCGGCCAGGGAAGTTTTGATAAACACCCCGGCGGTTGCCAACTTAATCCGGGAGCGAAAGATCGCCCAAATCGCGACATCAATAGAAACGGGCTCTCGCGAAGGAATGATTAGCTTTAGAAGAGATTTGGAGCGCCTTTATAAGGAGAAGATTATCTCTAAAGAAGTGATGCAGAGCGGCCTATAATTTAGCTTGCATGCCTTCTTTTTCCGGCGGCCGGCAGTGCTGGCTGGCTCGTGAATTCTAATGAAAAACTGGATGAGCGAACCCCCTTGACAAGGTTTTTAAATAAGGTATAATTGAAAACACAATTAAAACTCTTAATTTATGGGTAGATTTTACATTAGACTTAAATTCAAAAGCGGTTAATAAACTTGTCCTTTTTTGGTGTTTATTGGCCGCCGGTAGGCGGTTTTTTAGTCCCAAAGCTCTCTTTAGAAAAAATACTATGACTCATGACTTGTAGTCTGCCGATCTGGCAGGCTAAAAGCCAGGAGTGATAGGGAAAAGTCCAATCCGGCTGAACGAATTGAAATTGTGAACTTTGACAATTGAATAAAAGAAGAACCAATAAAATAGAAATATTTTCGTCAAAATTCACGCTTTAGAGCCTTTCAGCAATTTGGCTCTAGAAACAAAAGCGTGGGAAAATCTCGTAAGAGTATATGGTGAATGCCTTGACGCAAAAAGACGATGAAGGACGTAGCAGCCTGCGATAAGCTTCGGTGAGGTGGCAAGCAACCTTTGACCCGAAGATTTCCGAATGGGGCAACCCTTCCCGTTGAAGACGGGAAATCCTTTAGCTGAATTCATAGGCTTAAGGAGGAGTACCCGGGGAACTGAAACATCTAAGTACCCGGAGGAAAAGAAACGAATAAATGTTAGTTAATTAGTGATTATTCTAGTCACTGATTAACTAATAAGATTCCCCTAGTAGTGGCGAGCGAACGGGGAGAAG
This window encodes:
- a CDS encoding PilT/PilU family type 4a pilus ATPase → MTIKEIFKTAVREKASDVHLVANQGPILRIDGELKELKEKKISRKEMEQLIFSILSAEQKSDFLANKELDFGFENDDGARFRVNVYLERDNMALVARIISREIPVLKELDMPGVVEELLNLNQGLILVVGPTGCGKSTSLAAMVDYINKKYSKKIVTLEDPIEYVFSSEKSIIVQRQLGTDMANFTEGLKHVLRQDPNVIMVGEMRDLETISTAITLAETGHLVLATLHTYNAPQTIDRIIDIFPAHQQNQIRFQLSSILAGVISQRLIPKEGGGRAAAREVLINTPAVANLIRERKIAQIATSIETGSREGMISFRRDLERLYKEKIISKEVMQSGL